The Nitrospinota bacterium nucleotide sequence ACATTATAGGTATGGAAATCATTCGTCGAAAGCTAGGGAAGCGTCGGCACTCCAAGGAACTCCGGGCGAGGCTACGCCCCGAACAAGACGATCTAATTCGAGAAGCGGCGGGCATAGCTGGCATAACTCTTTCGGATTGGATGAGGGAGCGTCTTACCAAGGCGGCCAGAAGGGAAATAGCCGAAGCCAGGAGGCTGAGTGGCAAGAGCTAGGCGGGCCAACTCCGCCTGAGGCGGACTTGCGACCCAGCCAAGGCTGCCTGCAGCACCCCGACACAACCAGTGTAGGGACAGGGTCGACCAAAGGTCGCTTGCGACTCCCTGTCCGCAAAGAAAACCCGGACAGCCTAAAGGCTGTCCCTACATTTTTAAATATCAAAAAACAGGCGGGCCTGTCGTCACGCACTTCCCGTACTTCCTCTTCTTCCCGAATGGGGAGCGTTTTTTTGCTATTTTTGTAGGGACAGGGTTTACCCCTGTCCGCATAAAACCGGGCAGGTTAGGATCGTCCGCCTAAGGCGGACCCCGACACCACCTGCCGAGGCTTCTCCTTCATAAAAAAGAAACTCCATCCATGGACCGTCTTAGAGGGCATATTTCAACAGTTATTGCCCCTGGAGGCAGAGGGGCGTGAGGGGCAACTACATCGTGTTATATAAACTGGATTCTCCTTAAAT carries:
- a CDS encoding DUF1778 domain-containing protein, translated to MEIIRRKLGKRRHSKELRARLRPEQDDLIREAAGIAGITLSDWMRERLTKAARREIAEARRLSGKS